A stretch of the Aegilops tauschii subsp. strangulata cultivar AL8/78 chromosome 4, Aet v6.0, whole genome shotgun sequence genome encodes the following:
- the LOC109770740 gene encoding uncharacterized protein produces MQTRQKFARVDTQELKSRIAKKLGHQRAEQYFNSLKKFLSFKLNKDEFDKICLSVLGKENIKLHNFLIRSILSNASLSLGPPSKQTVTGNSQTSMVSNGPLGNGALPAKMGRSITSRDRKFADRPSPLGPHGKAPHGHGGEVSNSCDIPRSREQQSTLEFVSSGSKVLLEVVSVEDGEEVEQVRSSPACVQSRSPIRAPLGIPKAHTPQPSTSYTYETCSNNAELPDTRSLWNVLQHRLQAQGLNVSMEFAHVLNSGLNSHLTRLLKSSLDVAKARGNGTRIPQANGRARPSWNGGQNHGFPSESGQFYQASLQDVKVAVESNRQLLGCDHSKQHEKLSFRLMDQ; encoded by the coding sequence ATGCAGACTCGACAGAAATTCGCTCGTGTCGATACCCAGGAGCTGAAATCCCGGATCGCCAAGAAGCTGGGCCATCAGCGAGCCGAGCAGTACTTCAACAGCCTCAAGAAATTCCTGAGCTTTAAGCTCAACAAGGATGAGTTTGACAAGATTTGCTTGAGTGTATTGGGCAAGGAAAATATCAAGCTTCATAATTTCCTCATCCGGTCAATCCTCAGCAATGCTTCCTTGTCCCTTGGACCACCTAGTAAGCAGACGGTGACCGGTAACTCACAGACTAGCATGGTGTCCAATGGGCCACTGGGCAATGGCGCTCTGCCGGCGAAGATGGGGCGGTCTATCACCAGCAGGGATAGGAAGTTCGCTGATAGGCCAAGCCCCCTTGGTCCCCATGGGAAGGCGCCTCATGGTCATGGAGGCGAGGTCAGCAACTCCTGCGACATACCGAGATCTAGGGAGCAACAGAGTACCCTGGAGTTTGTTTCATCAGGGAGCAAGGTTTTGTTGGAAGTTGTCTCTGTAGAAGATGGGGAGGAGGTTGAGCAAGTGCGCAGTAGCCCAGCATGTGTTCAAAGTCGGAGCCCCATCAGAGCTCCGTTGGGGATTCCAAAGGCTCACACTCCTCAGCCTTCTACCTCTTACACTTATGAAACATGTTCTAATAATGCGGAGTTGCCAGATACTCGGTCATTGTGGAATGTACTTCAGCACAGATTGCAAGCACAAGGCCTGAATGTATCCATGGAGTTTGCTCATGTACTGAATTCTGGGTTGAACTCACATTTAACTCGCTTGCTCAAGTCTTCTTTGGATGTCGCTAAAGCAAGGGGAAATGGAACAAGGATACCTCAAGCGAATGGAAGAGCACGTCCTTCATGGAATGGTGGACAGAACCATGGTTTTCCTTCAGAATCAGGCCAGTTCTACCAAGCTTCGTTACAAGATGTTAAGGTAGCTGTGGAGTCCAACCGTCAGTTATTGGGTTGTGATCATTCCAAGCAGCATGAGAAGCTTAGCTTTCGTCTTATGGACCAGTGA